One Nocardia sp. BMG111209 DNA segment encodes these proteins:
- a CDS encoding ketopantoate reductase family protein translates to MTRYVIVGAGAVGACLAVELADRGHEVLLIARGATLEQLAAQPLSYHTHAGERQVRLPVAAIGDDLGLRLGDILVLAVKTQDVAGAAAELAWRDVVDRQGGVLGTAAELVPIVTVQNGLDAERAAARWFETVIGAVFMISAQYVRVGEVRVGGYPAIGAAIAGVAAGDPATGEQTLKTVVADLRAANFGMAPVADIRAYKAAKILHSVRNGVEVLAGDRSAKQAVGDALVAEARRVLAAAGIAHHETEDLVLDPDQESFSEASGVRRHRQSTWQSFARGAGGHEADYLNGEIALLARLHGTDAPLNARLQQLLGRAARHGGGLEQPGLDLLLERIAGS, encoded by the coding sequence GTGACGCGATACGTGATCGTGGGCGCCGGTGCCGTCGGCGCCTGCCTGGCCGTCGAGCTGGCGGACCGGGGCCACGAGGTGCTGCTGATCGCACGCGGTGCGACGCTGGAACAGCTTGCCGCGCAACCATTGTCGTATCACACGCACGCGGGTGAGCGGCAGGTGCGGCTGCCGGTCGCGGCGATCGGCGACGACCTCGGGCTGCGGCTCGGCGACATCCTCGTGCTCGCGGTGAAGACGCAGGACGTGGCCGGGGCCGCCGCCGAACTGGCCTGGCGCGACGTCGTCGATCGGCAGGGCGGCGTGCTGGGTACGGCCGCCGAACTGGTGCCGATCGTCACCGTCCAGAACGGGCTGGACGCCGAGCGGGCCGCGGCCCGCTGGTTCGAGACCGTGATCGGTGCGGTCTTCATGATCTCCGCGCAGTACGTCCGCGTCGGTGAGGTGCGCGTCGGCGGATATCCGGCGATCGGCGCCGCGATCGCGGGGGTCGCCGCCGGTGATCCGGCCACCGGGGAGCAGACGCTGAAGACGGTTGTCGCCGATCTGCGCGCGGCGAACTTCGGGATGGCACCGGTTGCCGATATCCGCGCGTACAAGGCGGCCAAGATCCTGCACAGCGTCCGCAACGGCGTCGAGGTCCTGGCCGGTGACCGGTCCGCGAAACAGGCCGTCGGCGACGCGCTGGTGGCCGAGGCGCGACGGGTACTGGCCGCCGCCGGAATCGCGCATCACGAGACCGAGGATCTGGTTCTGGACCCGGATCAGGAGAGTTTCAGCGAGGCTTCCGGGGTCCGGCGCCACCGGCAGTCCACCTGGCAGAGCTTCGCCCGGGGCGCGGGTGGTCACGAGGCCGACTATCTGAACGGCGAGATCGCGCTGCTGGCCCGCCTGCACGGTACCGATGCGCCGCTCAACGCACGCCTGCAGCAACTGCTCGGCCGGGCGGCCCGCCACGGTGGCGGTCTGGAACAGCCGGGCCTGGACCTGCTCCTGGAGCGGATCGCCGGGAGCTGA
- a CDS encoding TIGR03619 family F420-dependent LLM class oxidoreductase, translated as MRLGFPMPHLLRLPANCRPWEAVVTGADQARLARWAERLGYEMISVPEHFVIPSGHVERSGAHYLAAYPAMAYLAGATERIRVNSCIAILPLQHPIVTAKALASMDWLSGGRVTVTFGVGWLPEEFEALGVPFGERGARSEEYIRAILELWTAAEPEFEGEYVSFRDVRFEPKPIQRPHPPVWFGGDAPPVLRRAARYASGWWPFLTKPEDIPARLDYVRSQPDYSGGLTDVFYGFATTRVGEGHVAQEDPRARPGMTKQEIIDRLGWFTELGVTMSAVPIPEVRHLDEYFDYTQWVAEEIMPAVA; from the coding sequence ATGAGACTCGGCTTCCCGATGCCGCATCTGCTGCGGCTGCCGGCCAACTGCCGGCCGTGGGAGGCGGTGGTGACCGGCGCCGACCAGGCCCGGCTGGCGCGCTGGGCGGAACGGCTCGGCTACGAGATGATCAGTGTCCCGGAGCATTTCGTGATCCCGTCCGGGCACGTCGAGCGCTCGGGTGCGCACTACCTCGCCGCCTATCCGGCCATGGCGTATCTGGCGGGCGCCACCGAGCGCATCCGGGTCAACTCCTGCATCGCGATTCTGCCGCTGCAACATCCGATCGTCACCGCCAAGGCGCTGGCGAGTATGGACTGGCTGTCCGGCGGCCGGGTCACCGTCACCTTCGGCGTCGGCTGGCTGCCGGAGGAATTCGAGGCGCTCGGCGTGCCCTTCGGCGAACGTGGCGCGCGCAGTGAGGAATACATCCGCGCGATCCTCGAACTGTGGACCGCCGCGGAGCCGGAGTTCGAGGGCGAGTACGTCTCGTTCCGGGACGTCCGGTTCGAGCCGAAGCCGATCCAACGCCCGCATCCGCCGGTCTGGTTCGGCGGTGACGCCCCGCCGGTGCTGCGGCGTGCGGCGCGCTACGCCTCGGGCTGGTGGCCGTTCCTGACCAAACCCGAGGACATCCCGGCCCGGCTCGACTACGTCCGCTCGCAGCCGGACTACAGCGGCGGGCTCACCGATGTGTTCTACGGTTTCGCGACCACCCGGGTCGGGGAAGGCCATGTCGCGCAGGAGGATCCGCGGGCCCGGCCGGGGATGACCAAACAGGAGATCATCGACCGGCTGGGCTGGTTCACCGAACTGGGCGTGACGATGAGCGCGGTCCCGATCCCCGAGGTGCGGCACCTCGACGAGTACTTCGACTACACCCAGTGGGTGGCCGAGGAGATCATGCCCGCGGTCGCCTGA
- a CDS encoding NADH:flavin oxidoreductase — protein MTDIFEPATLGPVTLRNRVLKAATFEGRTPDALVTDDLIDFHREIAAGGVGMTTVAYCAVAPGGRTDRHQIWMRPEAVPGLRRLTDAVHAEGAAASAQIGHAGPVANAASNRVPALSPSPMFSPLSMSRMRVPDEHQIAEVIAAHANAARLAAESGFDAVEIHFGHNYLVSSFLSPKLNHRKDRYGGSTANRARLAREIARAVRAAVGDRLAVTAKLNMTDGVRGGLEVPESLQVAAWLEADGALDALELTAGSSLLNPMLLFHGDAPRRDFAKVLPTPARLGFYVVGRKFLKEYPYRDGFLLERARHYRRELSMPLVLLGGITNLATMELARAEGFDFVAMGRALLREPNLLHRIRSDATTRSACVHCNACMPTIYTRTRCVFRPDQPAEPLTTEPA, from the coding sequence ATGACCGACATCTTCGAACCGGCCACGCTCGGCCCGGTGACCCTGCGCAATCGCGTGCTCAAGGCCGCGACCTTCGAGGGCCGCACCCCGGACGCGCTGGTCACCGACGACCTGATCGACTTCCATCGCGAGATCGCCGCCGGCGGTGTCGGGATGACCACGGTCGCCTACTGTGCCGTCGCCCCCGGCGGCCGCACCGACCGGCACCAGATCTGGATGCGGCCCGAGGCGGTGCCCGGCCTGCGCCGGCTCACCGACGCGGTGCACGCCGAGGGCGCCGCGGCGAGCGCGCAGATCGGCCACGCCGGGCCGGTGGCCAACGCCGCCTCCAATCGCGTTCCGGCACTGTCGCCGAGCCCGATGTTCAGCCCGTTGTCCATGAGCCGCATGCGAGTTCCCGACGAGCACCAGATCGCCGAGGTGATCGCCGCCCACGCGAACGCCGCGCGGCTGGCGGCCGAATCCGGATTCGACGCGGTCGAAATCCATTTCGGCCACAACTATCTGGTGAGCTCCTTCCTGAGCCCGAAGCTGAACCACCGCAAGGACCGCTACGGCGGCTCCACCGCCAACCGGGCCCGGCTGGCCCGCGAGATCGCCCGCGCGGTGCGGGCGGCCGTCGGCGACCGGCTCGCGGTGACGGCGAAGCTGAACATGACCGACGGCGTGCGCGGCGGCCTGGAGGTGCCGGAATCGCTGCAGGTGGCCGCCTGGCTGGAGGCGGACGGCGCGCTGGACGCACTCGAATTGACCGCCGGCAGTTCGCTGTTGAATCCGATGCTGCTGTTCCACGGCGACGCGCCGCGCCGCGATTTCGCGAAGGTGCTGCCCACTCCCGCGCGGCTGGGCTTCTACGTGGTGGGCCGGAAGTTCCTGAAGGAGTACCCGTATCGCGACGGCTTCCTGCTGGAGCGGGCGCGGCACTACCGCCGGGAGCTGTCGATGCCGCTGGTCCTGCTGGGCGGTATCACGAATCTGGCGACCATGGAGCTGGCGCGGGCCGAGGGCTTCGATTTCGTGGCGATGGGCCGGGCCCTGCTGCGCGAGCCGAATCTGTTGCACCGCATCCGATCCGATGCCACCACCCGGTCCGCCTGTGTGCACTGCAATGCCTGCATGCCGACCATCTACACCCGCACCCGCTGCGTGTTCCGGCCCGATCAGCCGGCCGAACCGCTGACCACGGAACCGGCCTGA
- a CDS encoding DUF3556 domain-containing protein — MGFLEPELPTLDLAEWSKGSRGERIRPMARHWAEVGFGTPAVLHLFYVAKIGLYLLGGWLIAGCTPGLGGPTAVGSWWSEPIVFEKIVLYTMLFEVIGLGCGFGPLNNRYFPPMGSVLYWLRPHTIRLPPWPRRVPFTAGDDRTPVDVALYAALLVAICWALGSGGAGPDPVSHHGTGLLPRWEIGLILVLLAAAGLRDKVIFLAARGEVYATLTVTFLFGGADTVIGAKLIFVVIWVGAATSKLNRHFPFVVSTMMSNSPVMRPRALKRRFFERFPDDLRPGRWSRVVAHVSTAIEMAGGIVLLCSGGGPVTAVVATVLVCFHLAILTAIPMGVPLEWNVFMIYGVLALFVAHADLRPWNLTHPAPAVLLTLLAAGVVVAGNLFPRKVSFLPGMRYYAGNWDTTLWCVLPSAARKIDEHVVAIASMPQAQLERVYGKDRAVIPLYLGYAFRAMNSHGRALFTLVHRAIPADRAAEYTVTDGERICSTAIGWNFGDGHMHNEQLIAALQRRCGFEPGEVRVILLDAQPIHRQTQRYRLIDAATGEFERGTVRVADLVTRQPWDDDVPVAVDR; from the coding sequence ATGGGATTTCTCGAGCCCGAGCTGCCCACGCTGGATCTGGCGGAATGGTCGAAAGGCTCACGCGGGGAACGGATCCGGCCGATGGCCCGGCACTGGGCCGAGGTCGGCTTCGGCACGCCGGCGGTGCTGCACCTGTTCTACGTGGCCAAGATCGGGCTGTATCTGCTCGGCGGCTGGCTGATCGCGGGCTGCACCCCCGGCCTGGGCGGGCCCACCGCGGTCGGATCGTGGTGGTCGGAGCCGATCGTGTTCGAGAAGATCGTGCTGTACACCATGCTATTCGAGGTGATCGGGCTGGGCTGCGGATTCGGGCCGCTGAACAACCGGTACTTCCCGCCGATGGGGTCCGTCCTGTATTGGCTGCGGCCCCACACGATTCGGCTGCCACCGTGGCCGCGGCGGGTGCCGTTCACGGCGGGCGACGACCGCACGCCGGTGGACGTCGCGCTCTACGCCGCGCTGCTGGTGGCGATCTGCTGGGCGCTGGGTTCCGGTGGCGCCGGCCCGGATCCGGTGTCGCACCACGGCACCGGACTGCTGCCGCGCTGGGAGATCGGGCTGATCCTGGTGCTGCTGGCGGCGGCCGGGCTGCGCGACAAGGTGATCTTCCTGGCCGCTCGCGGCGAGGTGTACGCGACGCTGACGGTCACCTTCCTGTTCGGCGGCGCCGATACCGTGATCGGGGCGAAGCTGATCTTCGTCGTGATCTGGGTGGGTGCGGCGACCTCGAAACTGAACCGGCACTTCCCCTTCGTGGTGTCGACGATGATGTCCAACAGTCCGGTGATGCGGCCGCGCGCGCTCAAACGCCGGTTCTTCGAACGCTTTCCGGACGATCTGCGGCCGGGCCGATGGTCGCGGGTAGTCGCGCACGTCTCCACCGCGATCGAGATGGCCGGGGGCATCGTCCTGCTGTGCTCCGGCGGCGGCCCGGTGACCGCGGTCGTGGCGACGGTCCTGGTGTGCTTCCACCTGGCGATCCTCACCGCGATCCCGATGGGGGTACCGCTGGAGTGGAACGTCTTCATGATCTACGGCGTGCTGGCGCTGTTCGTCGCACACGCGGACCTGCGGCCGTGGAATCTGACGCATCCCGCGCCGGCCGTGCTGCTGACGCTGCTGGCGGCGGGGGTCGTGGTCGCCGGAAATCTGTTCCCGCGCAAGGTCTCCTTCCTGCCCGGCATGCGGTACTACGCCGGGAACTGGGACACCACGCTGTGGTGCGTACTGCCCTCGGCGGCCCGGAAGATCGACGAGCACGTGGTGGCGATCGCGAGCATGCCGCAGGCCCAGCTGGAGCGGGTGTACGGCAAGGATCGCGCGGTGATCCCGCTCTATCTGGGATACGCGTTCCGCGCGATGAATTCGCACGGGCGGGCGCTGTTCACGCTGGTGCACCGCGCGATACCCGCCGACCGGGCGGCCGAGTACACCGTCACCGACGGGGAACGGATCTGCAGCACCGCGATCGGCTGGAATTTCGGTGACGGGCATATGCACAACGAGCAGCTGATCGCGGCCCTGCAGCGGCGCTGCGGATTCGAGCCCGGCGAGGTCCGCGTGATCCTGCTGGACGCTCAGCCGATCCATCGGCAGACCCAGCGGTATCGCCTGATCGACGCGGCCACCGGGGAATTCGAGCGCGGCACCGTCCGGGTGGCGGATCTGGTGACCCGTCAGCCCTGGGACGACGACGTGCCGGTGGCGGTGGACCGCTAG
- a CDS encoding alpha/beta fold hydrolase yields the protein MSGLLAPVATPRAVIVALHGGGTTSAYFDCPGHPRLSLLRLAPALGYTVLALDRPGYGASGARPDGLADPARRVALTFGAIEAHLAGLDRGAGIFLAAHSAASELVLRLAADPRGAELLGLEIGGAGREMRTEVQADLDNRAAVVGGRPRVPAHRLWLPNRLYPPDILGGKPIGSPRPPHETDPAAYWSKDSYETLAAAVRAPVRLTAGEHESVWRNDPEHLAATAALFTHSPRRVVHLQADAGHNLSIGHTARAYHLSLLAFVAECVAGVELPAD from the coding sequence ATGTCGGGACTGCTGGCCCCCGTCGCCACCCCGCGTGCGGTCATCGTCGCATTACACGGCGGCGGCACGACCTCGGCGTATTTCGACTGCCCCGGCCATCCGCGGCTGTCGCTGCTGCGGCTGGCTCCCGCCCTCGGCTACACGGTGCTGGCCCTGGACCGCCCGGGTTACGGCGCCTCGGGCGCGCGGCCGGACGGACTCGCCGATCCGGCCCGGCGGGTCGCCCTGACCTTCGGCGCGATCGAGGCGCACCTGGCCGGGCTGGACCGCGGCGCCGGCATCTTCCTCGCCGCGCATTCGGCCGCCAGCGAACTCGTGCTGCGCCTCGCCGCCGACCCGCGCGGCGCGGAACTGCTGGGTCTCGAGATCGGCGGCGCCGGTCGGGAAATGCGCACGGAGGTACAGGCGGACCTCGACAACCGGGCCGCCGTGGTGGGCGGCCGCCCGCGCGTACCGGCCCATCGGCTGTGGCTGCCGAACCGGCTGTATCCCCCGGACATCCTCGGCGGGAAGCCGATCGGATCGCCGCGGCCGCCGCACGAGACCGATCCGGCGGCCTACTGGTCGAAGGACAGCTACGAGACGCTGGCCGCCGCGGTCCGCGCCCCGGTGCGCCTGACCGCCGGCGAGCACGAGAGTGTCTGGCGCAACGATCCGGAACACCTCGCCGCCACCGCCGCGTTGTTCACGCACTCACCCCGGCGGGTCGTCCACCTGCAGGCCGACGCCGGGCACAATCTCAGCATCGGCCACACCGCCCGCGCCTATCATCTGAGCCTGCTCGCCTTCGTGGCGGAATGCGTTGCGGGAGTGGAACTCCCGGCCGACTGA
- a CDS encoding nuclear transport factor 2 family protein, which yields MTTVEESERGIRADVTDVLVRYATGVDRRDWDLFRTCFTDDCTADYGEIGVFHDLDSFTDRWALVHSHCGPSVHRITNCDVTIGESGVTARCYVDAVVTTPDGSRASHAVGWFDDELVETADGWRIARRRYTMILLHTIGNEGRGGGPASDIEAIRALKGRYFRTLDTKDWDEFRAVFTDDLVIDTTGSGGPRIEGADEFLAFLRTGLAEAVTVHHGHTPEIELTSATTATGVWAMADLVRWADGSQLTGYGHYHETYRNDGNGWRIASSALTRLRMDFTPAAAE from the coding sequence ATGACGACCGTCGAGGAATCGGAACGCGGGATCCGCGCGGACGTCACCGACGTCCTGGTCCGCTACGCCACCGGCGTGGACCGCCGCGACTGGGACCTGTTCCGCACCTGCTTCACCGACGACTGCACCGCCGACTACGGCGAGATCGGCGTCTTCCACGATCTGGACAGCTTCACCGATCGCTGGGCGCTGGTGCATTCGCACTGCGGCCCGTCGGTACACCGAATCACCAACTGCGACGTCACGATCGGCGAATCCGGCGTCACCGCGCGCTGTTATGTGGACGCGGTCGTGACGACCCCGGACGGCAGCCGGGCCAGTCACGCCGTCGGCTGGTTCGACGACGAACTGGTCGAGACCGCCGACGGCTGGCGGATCGCCCGTCGCCGCTACACCATGATCCTGCTGCACACCATCGGCAACGAGGGCCGCGGCGGCGGTCCGGCGTCCGACATCGAGGCGATCCGGGCCCTGAAGGGCCGCTACTTCCGCACCCTGGACACCAAGGACTGGGACGAATTCCGCGCGGTCTTCACCGACGACCTGGTGATCGACACCACCGGCTCCGGCGGTCCGCGCATCGAGGGCGCGGACGAATTCCTCGCCTTCCTGCGGACCGGCCTGGCCGAGGCGGTCACCGTGCACCACGGGCACACCCCCGAGATCGAGCTGACCTCGGCCACGACCGCCACCGGGGTGTGGGCGATGGCCGATCTGGTCCGCTGGGCCGACGGTTCCCAGCTGACCGGCTACGGCCACTACCACGAGACCTACCGCAACGACGGAAACGGCTGGCGGATAGCGTCTTCCGCGCTCACCCGGCTGCGGATGGACTTCACCCCGGCCGCGGCCGAGTGA
- a CDS encoding SDR family oxidoreductase, translating into MSGRLAGRVALISGGASGMGASHARAFVAEGARVVLGDIAAEAGAKLAAELGDNAAYVPLDVTSAAAWTAAVARSVELFGKLDVLVNNAGVLDGGALGTYTEQQWQRVLSINLTGPFLGLSAARDALVAARPAAVVNISSAAGMQGVAGMHAYTASKFGLRGLTKSAALELAPHGVRVNSVHPGGILTPMIGAPTGATADREANTLTRLGVAEEVSGLVVFLASAESSYCTGSEFVVDGGMTAG; encoded by the coding sequence ATGAGTGGACGACTGGCCGGCCGCGTGGCGCTGATCAGCGGCGGCGCCTCGGGGATGGGCGCCTCGCACGCCCGCGCATTCGTCGCGGAGGGTGCGCGGGTGGTCCTCGGCGACATCGCCGCCGAGGCCGGCGCGAAACTGGCCGCCGAACTGGGGGACAACGCCGCCTACGTCCCGCTCGACGTGACCTCCGCCGCGGCCTGGACGGCCGCCGTCGCCCGGTCGGTCGAGCTGTTCGGCAAGCTGGACGTGCTGGTCAACAACGCCGGCGTCCTCGACGGCGGCGCACTCGGCACCTATACCGAACAGCAGTGGCAGCGGGTGCTGTCGATCAACCTGACCGGCCCGTTCCTCGGCCTGTCCGCAGCCCGCGACGCGCTGGTGGCGGCCCGGCCCGCCGCGGTGGTCAATATCTCCTCGGCCGCGGGTATGCAGGGCGTGGCCGGGATGCACGCCTACACCGCCTCCAAATTCGGCCTGCGGGGCCTGACCAAATCGGCCGCGCTGGAACTGGCTCCCCATGGCGTGCGGGTCAATTCGGTGCACCCGGGCGGGATCCTCACCCCGATGATCGGCGCACCGACCGGCGCCACCGCCGACCGCGAGGCGAATACGCTCACCCGGCTCGGGGTGGCGGAGGAGGTCAGCGGCCTGGTGGTGTTCCTGGCCAGTGCCGAGTCCAGCTATTGCACCGGTTCGGAATTCGTCGTCGACGGCGGCATGACCGCGGGCTGA
- a CDS encoding TetR/AcrR family transcriptional regulator: MTDTAPSTRDRLLSAAETLLRTAHYDEVSVRAICAEAGANPAAVHYHFGSKEALVAALLEERLGPLWADRLTAVAARGSVADIVDAVLAPFVELAADPTGRLYLRLLARFVLGRRATGFHGPWFRLDSWVDLLPGLDERIGRRRWMLAFDLIIMRFGQAGAEERELAPDMLATLRRFVVAGLTAPAEQPASAGEIR; encoded by the coding sequence ATGACCGACACCGCCCCGAGTACCCGCGACCGGCTGCTGTCCGCCGCCGAGACCCTGTTGCGGACCGCGCACTACGACGAGGTGTCCGTCCGCGCGATCTGCGCCGAGGCCGGGGCGAATCCGGCCGCCGTGCACTACCACTTCGGCTCCAAGGAGGCGCTGGTCGCCGCGCTGCTGGAGGAGCGGCTCGGGCCGCTGTGGGCCGACCGGCTGACGGCGGTGGCTGCCCGCGGCTCGGTCGCCGACATCGTCGACGCGGTGCTGGCCCCGTTCGTGGAGCTGGCCGCCGATCCGACCGGCCGGCTGTATCTGCGGCTACTGGCCCGCTTCGTGCTGGGCCGCCGCGCCACCGGATTCCACGGCCCCTGGTTCCGGCTCGATTCGTGGGTGGATCTGCTCCCCGGCCTGGACGAACGGATCGGCCGGCGGCGCTGGATGCTGGCCTTCGACCTGATCATCATGCGCTTCGGCCAGGCCGGGGCGGAGGAACGAGAGCTCGCGCCGGACATGCTCGCCACGCTGCGGCGGTTCGTGGTGGCCGGTCTGACCGCACCGGCGGAGCAACCCGCATCGGCAGGAGAAATACGATGA
- a CDS encoding DUF1684 domain-containing protein, with protein MTATTDTWLADLEDWHHRRTAQATADHGIAALTGTHWLDATPEPIDGLPGSWSAVDGRILGTAAGLHVDLSPGDRYELGERVLVALARAGRLALRIFDPAAPTRTTLERIESFGPDPAWVLTGTAEIAENATHALKLEHVDGFVSDNTGVRVHLPIAGVEHVFEAAAAADGTLQITFSDTTVGGETQNFRFLTIPAPDAEGRVVADFNRAYLPPCTFTDHYLCPLPPAENRLDLPVRAGEARLRRVR; from the coding sequence GTGACCGCCACCACCGACACCTGGCTCGCCGACCTGGAGGACTGGCACCACCGGCGCACCGCACAGGCCACCGCCGACCACGGTATCGCCGCCCTGACCGGCACCCACTGGCTCGACGCCACCCCCGAGCCGATCGACGGCCTGCCCGGCAGCTGGTCCGCCGTCGACGGCCGGATCCTCGGCACCGCCGCGGGCCTGCACGTCGACCTGTCGCCGGGCGACCGCTACGAGCTGGGCGAGCGGGTGCTGGTGGCACTGGCCCGCGCCGGCCGGCTCGCGCTGCGGATCTTCGATCCCGCCGCGCCGACCCGCACCACCCTCGAACGCATCGAATCCTTCGGACCCGATCCGGCCTGGGTGCTCACCGGCACCGCGGAGATCGCCGAAAACGCCACGCACGCACTGAAACTGGAACACGTCGACGGTTTCGTCAGCGACAACACCGGCGTGCGCGTGCACCTGCCGATCGCCGGCGTGGAGCACGTGTTCGAGGCCGCCGCCGCGGCGGACGGGACGTTGCAGATCACCTTCTCCGACACCACCGTCGGCGGCGAGACCCAGAACTTCCGCTTCCTGACGATCCCGGCGCCCGATGCCGAGGGCCGCGTGGTCGCGGACTTCAACCGCGCCTACCTGCCGCCCTGCACCTTCACCGACCACTATCTGTGCCCGCTGCCCCCGGCCGAGAACCGTCTCGACCTGCCGGTCCGCGCGGGTGAGGCCCGGCTGCGCCGGGTGCGCTGA
- a CDS encoding nuclear transport factor 2 family protein gives MQHLIDRLEIAELLARYARAVDTKDWELLRTVFTPDAEIDLPTSGAKPTGSRDDLIAWWAASLDDVPMTQHLITNVEIDLDGDRAAVRALFFNPMRLPGNEQLSYCGGHYHHEVVRTADGWRSAKMVDTIVWFANRPPAPAAAGN, from the coding sequence ATGCAGCATCTCATCGACCGGCTGGAGATCGCGGAGTTGCTGGCCCGGTACGCGCGAGCCGTCGACACGAAGGATTGGGAGCTGCTGCGGACGGTGTTCACCCCGGACGCCGAGATCGACCTGCCCACCTCGGGCGCGAAGCCTACCGGCTCGCGCGACGATCTGATCGCCTGGTGGGCGGCGAGCCTCGACGACGTGCCGATGACCCAGCACCTGATCACGAATGTGGAGATCGACCTCGACGGCGACCGCGCCGCGGTGCGCGCGCTGTTCTTCAACCCGATGCGACTGCCCGGAAACGAGCAGCTCAGCTACTGCGGCGGCCATTACCACCACGAGGTCGTGCGGACCGCGGACGGCTGGCGGAGCGCGAAGATGGTCGACACGATCGTCTGGTTCGCCAATCGCCCGCCCGCGCCCGCGGCGGCCGGGAACTGA
- a CDS encoding enoyl-CoA hydratase/isomerase family protein has translation MGDDLGAAGLRFEREGSIGWCVIDRPEARNALTPAMYFGIKKAVRLVNSDPDLAALIITGSGDVFAPGGDLGGRRQPGDAEVPDVGQEILPFLNIRDSRAPIIAAVNGICQAGGLLIAMLSDICVASDRATFRVPELLRGIPDATYAAVLPAHVGIAAARDLLLSARKFDAAEAFRLGVISRVVPHETLREEAIRAAREILQTPPMARMHVKRMLNERYGFIDYQTMFWALEESPEPREGMRAFMEKRAPNWVPDDVAGDPGTEPKARQ, from the coding sequence ATGGGAGACGATCTCGGCGCCGCCGGCCTCCGGTTCGAGCGCGAAGGGTCCATCGGCTGGTGCGTCATCGACCGGCCCGAGGCCCGCAACGCCCTGACCCCGGCGATGTACTTCGGCATCAAGAAGGCGGTGCGCCTGGTCAACAGCGACCCCGATCTCGCGGCGCTGATCATCACCGGATCCGGCGACGTGTTCGCACCCGGCGGTGACCTCGGTGGCCGGCGGCAGCCCGGCGACGCGGAGGTACCCGATGTGGGCCAGGAGATCCTGCCGTTCCTCAACATTCGCGACAGCCGGGCGCCGATCATCGCGGCGGTCAACGGCATCTGCCAGGCCGGCGGCCTGCTGATCGCCATGCTGTCCGATATCTGCGTGGCCAGCGACCGCGCCACCTTCCGGGTGCCGGAACTGTTGCGCGGCATCCCCGATGCCACCTACGCGGCGGTGCTGCCGGCGCACGTCGGGATCGCGGCCGCGCGCGATCTGCTGCTGTCCGCGCGCAAGTTCGACGCCGCGGAAGCCTTTCGGCTGGGCGTGATCTCGCGAGTGGTGCCGCACGAGACGTTGCGGGAGGAGGCGATCCGCGCCGCCCGCGAGATCCTGCAGACCCCGCCGATGGCCCGCATGCACGTGAAGCGAATGCTGAACGAGCGCTACGGATTCATCGATTACCAGACCATGTTCTGGGCGCTGGAGGAATCGCCGGAGCCCCGCGAGGGGATGCGCGCGTTCATGGAGAAGCGCGCGCCGAACTGGGTGCCCGACGATGTGGCGGGTGATCCCGGCACGGAACCGAAGGCGCGGCAATGA